In Halichondria panicea chromosome 17, odHalPani1.1, whole genome shotgun sequence, a single window of DNA contains:
- the LOC135351091 gene encoding short-chain collagen C4-like isoform X3 encodes MQVQNEVENQPTVGDVNKALSYIPLIDKLRGRPGRDGMPGKDGLPGEQGLRGPVGTQGLPGPVSAGVTYIRWGRTTCPEALGTELVYSGRAAGSHYTHKGGSAEKICLPNNPDYISSANGVQGTSFLYGAEYESYPPVPLGHLGHHNVPCAVCYVPTRAAMIMIPAKTQCPTSWTVEYVGYLMTAHYTHHRSTFSCVDKDAQSIPGGVGTEYGALFYHVEATCIGILCPPYDTQRELTCAVCTK; translated from the exons ATGCAAG TTCAAAATGAAGTTGAGAATCAACCGACAGTTGGAGATGTGAATAAGGCTCTCTCCTACATACCTCTTATTGACAAACTTCGTGGTCGGCCTGGTCGTGATGGTATGCCTGGAAAAGACGGGTTGCCAGGAGAACAAGGACTGAGGGGACCCGTAGGAACTCAAGGACTTCCTGGACCAGTCTCAGCCGGAGTGACTTACATCAGGTGGGGGAGGACCACATGCCCTGAGGCACTAGGAACAGAACTAGTCTATTCAGGAAGAGCCGCTGGTAGTCACTACACACATAAGGGAGGGAGTGCAGAGAAAATATGCCTACCTAATAATCCGGACTATATTTCAAGCGCGAATGGAGTCCAAGGGACTAGCTTCCTATATGGAGCTGAGTACGAGTCGTATCCCCCTGTACCTCTAGGTCACCTTGGGCACCACAATGTCCCCTGTGCAGTCTGTTACGTGCCCACTAGAGCAGCCATGATCATGATACCAGCCAAGACTCAATGCCCCACCTCCTGGACAGTCGAGTATGTCGGATATCTAATGACTGCACATTACACACATCATCGCTCAACATTCTCATGTGTTGATAAAGATGCTCAGAGCATTCCCGGCGGAGTTGGTACCGAATATGGAGCTTTGTTCTACCATGTTGAGGCAACCTGCATTGGTATTCTCTGTCCTCCTTATGACACTCAGCGAGAGCTGAC
- the LOC135351091 gene encoding collagen alpha-1(IV) chain-like isoform X1, translating to MYTVFTVFKIAAFFACAFATYPLQVQNEVENQPTVGDVNKALSYIPLIDKLRGRPGRDGMPGKDGLPGEQGLRGPVGTQGLPGPVSAGVTYIRWGRTTCPEALGTELVYSGRAAGSHYTHKGGSAEKICLPNNPDYISSANGVQGTSFLYGAEYESYPPVPLGHLGHHNVPCAVCYVPTRAAMIMIPAKTQCPTSWTVEYVGYLMTAHYTHHRSTFSCVDKDAQSIPGGVGTEYGALFYHVEATCIGILCPPYDTQRELTCAVCTK from the exons ATGTACACAGTCTTCACAGTCTTCAAAATTGCAGCATTCTTTGCTTGCGCATTTGCAACCTATCCACTACAAG TTCAAAATGAAGTTGAGAATCAACCGACAGTTGGAGATGTGAATAAGGCTCTCTCCTACATACCTCTTATTGACAAACTTCGTGGTCGGCCTGGTCGTGATGGTATGCCTGGAAAAGACGGGTTGCCAGGAGAACAAGGACTGAGGGGACCCGTAGGAACTCAAGGACTTCCTGGACCAGTCTCAGCCGGAGTGACTTACATCAGGTGGGGGAGGACCACATGCCCTGAGGCACTAGGAACAGAACTAGTCTATTCAGGAAGAGCCGCTGGTAGTCACTACACACATAAGGGAGGGAGTGCAGAGAAAATATGCCTACCTAATAATCCGGACTATATTTCAAGCGCGAATGGAGTCCAAGGGACTAGCTTCCTATATGGAGCTGAGTACGAGTCGTATCCCCCTGTACCTCTAGGTCACCTTGGGCACCACAATGTCCCCTGTGCAGTCTGTTACGTGCCCACTAGAGCAGCCATGATCATGATACCAGCCAAGACTCAATGCCCCACCTCCTGGACAGTCGAGTATGTCGGATATCTAATGACTGCACATTACACACATCATCGCTCAACATTCTCATGTGTTGATAAAGATGCTCAGAGCATTCCCGGCGGAGTTGGTACCGAATATGGAGCTTTGTTCTACCATGTTGAGGCAACCTGCATTGGTATTCTCTGTCCTCCTTATGACACTCAGCGAGAGCTGAC